A portion of the Chelonia mydas isolate rCheMyd1 chromosome 23, rCheMyd1.pri.v2, whole genome shotgun sequence genome contains these proteins:
- the LOC114021592 gene encoding uncharacterized protein LOC114021592: MAQVLMILALGTVLTNVTQDTKLPWPWHPDLCQVFGCQELVKQEACGNKVYNSQTHVCCMNTTYWKVMEKPSPTYDCCGFEIYDQETQECCEDLSIKPKWHRKQKGRKACSHSPTAETCGSPSARQPAPGGKGRNG; encoded by the exons ATGGCCCAGGTCCTGATGATCCTAG CTCTCGGCACCGTCCTGACCAATGTGACCCAGGATACAAAGTTGCCTTGGCCTTGGCACCCAG ATCTGTGCCAAGTCTTTGGATGCCAGGAGCTGgtgaagcaggaagcctgcggGAACAAGGTCTATAACAGCCAGACCCATGTGTGCTGCATGAACACCACATACTGGAAGGTGATGGAAAAACCCAGCCCGACCTACGACTGCTGCGGCTTCGAAATCTACGATCAGGAAACGCAGGAGTGTTGCGAAGACCTCAGCATAAAGCCCAAGTGGCACAGGAAACAAAAGGGCAGGAAAGCCTGTTCCCACAGCCCCACTGCGGAGACATGCGGCTCTCCCTCAGCGAGGCAGCCGGCACCGGGTGGAAAGG GAAGAAATGGATGA